A region from the Candidatus Sysuiplasma acidicola genome encodes:
- a CDS encoding ISNCY family transposase, with translation ETNLYVAYGVSMKSEKDAYRDALRMLSITARDVESIRLDQYYGSQSTLDDFSEGTKVFIIPRNNTTIRGSPAWKELIRRLMESPMDFFGEYYRRENSESEFSADKRTTGWHIHQRREDRIRTAAMCKGTWHNLFNMTAR, from the coding sequence GAAACCAATCTCTATGTCGCCTACGGCGTGAGCATGAAATCTGAGAAGGATGCGTACCGTGATGCACTCAGGATGCTCAGCATCACAGCGAGGGACGTGGAGAGCATACGCCTCGACCAGTATTACGGTTCACAGTCCACGCTCGACGACTTCTCCGAAGGCACAAAGGTGTTCATCATTCCCAGAAACAACACAACCATCAGGGGATCGCCTGCATGGAAGGAACTCATACGCAGGCTCATGGAGTCGCCGATGGATTTCTTCGGCGAATATTACAGGAGAGAGAATTCGGAGTCTGAATTCTCAGCAGACAAGAGAACGACCGGATGGCATATACATCAGAGAAGGGAGGACAGAATCAGGACCGCCGCCATGTGCAAGGGCACATGGCACAATCTTTTCAACATGACTGCAAGATAG
- a CDS encoding DNA primase has translation MANNDHINIDPSTTKYLIQVKLTADGIVEKPDVVGAIFGQTEGLLGEELDLRDLQKGGRIGRIEVEVSSRMGKSEGIVLIPSSLDQIETAILASSLETIDRVGPCKAKIVVESLEDVRITKRNKIIERSKELINHMSKQSKTNGLDLLEAVRQTIKTEELTYFGKERLPAGPNATDSDAVIIVEGRSDVINLLKSGIKNTIAVEGTNIPKSVQEISREKVVTAFVDGDRGGELILKELIQVADIDFIARAPKGQEVEELTQKQIMKCLRNKMPADQYMEMYGLTTPSQEHREKDNAHKRKDENHQPRQVETAERKTRRDDTEFSEEPAKKIEIQKLLTDVQENLKEMLNNLSGTSKAVLVDVSGNQIAEVPVRELVNNLRDQEAEKVSSVIFDGIITQRILDIAAEKKIGVLVASKLGSITKQPENVGIWVKEEIN, from the coding sequence ATGGCAAACAACGACCATATCAACATAGATCCGTCAACGACAAAGTACCTTATACAGGTTAAACTGACGGCAGATGGCATTGTGGAAAAACCCGATGTTGTCGGTGCAATATTTGGACAGACCGAAGGACTGCTTGGTGAAGAACTGGATCTCAGGGACCTGCAGAAGGGCGGGAGAATAGGGAGAATAGAAGTGGAAGTCTCCTCAAGAATGGGGAAATCCGAGGGAATAGTGTTAATACCATCGAGTCTCGACCAGATCGAAACAGCAATCCTCGCATCCTCACTGGAGACAATTGACAGAGTGGGACCGTGCAAGGCAAAAATCGTGGTTGAATCCCTTGAGGACGTCCGCATAACAAAGAGGAACAAGATCATAGAACGCTCAAAGGAGCTGATTAATCACATGAGCAAGCAGTCCAAGACCAACGGACTGGATCTGCTGGAAGCAGTCAGGCAGACGATAAAAACCGAGGAACTGACATACTTTGGAAAGGAGAGACTGCCTGCCGGACCAAATGCAACCGATTCCGATGCGGTAATCATAGTGGAGGGGAGATCCGACGTTATCAATCTCCTCAAATCTGGCATCAAGAACACCATCGCGGTGGAAGGCACAAATATACCGAAATCTGTGCAGGAAATATCGCGCGAGAAGGTTGTCACCGCGTTCGTCGATGGCGACCGCGGCGGCGAACTGATACTGAAAGAACTCATACAGGTGGCAGACATCGATTTCATCGCGAGGGCCCCGAAGGGCCAGGAAGTCGAGGAGCTTACGCAGAAACAGATTATGAAGTGCCTGAGGAATAAGATGCCTGCGGATCAGTACATGGAAATGTACGGGTTGACCACGCCATCTCAGGAGCACAGGGAGAAGGATAATGCTCACAAGAGGAAAGATGAAAATCACCAACCAAGACAGGTTGAAACTGCGGAACGAAAGACGAGGCGCGACGACACGGAGTTTTCGGAAGAGCCTGCAAAAAAGATCGAGATTCAGAAACTCCTGACCGATGTGCAGGAGAATCTCAAGGAAATGCTGAACAACCTGTCCGGAACGTCAAAAGCGGTGCTGGTCGACGTTTCTGGAAACCAGATTGCAGAAGTACCGGTCAGGGAACTGGTCAACAATCTCAGAGATCAGGAAGCGGAAAAGGTCAGCAGCGTTATTTTCGACGGCATAATAACACAGCGAATACTAGATATAGCCGCAGAGAAGAAGATAGGGGTACTGGTTGCTAGCAAGCTCGGGAGCATAACGAAGCAACCAGAGAATGTGGGCATCTGGGTCAAAGAGGAAATCAACTGA